A genome region from Astyanax mexicanus isolate ESR-SI-001 unplaced genomic scaffold, AstMex3_surface scaffold_45, whole genome shotgun sequence includes the following:
- the LOC111189375 gene encoding uncharacterized protein LOC111189375 isoform X1, producing MSSVWSKRRRICKLVQEAERDIAQHFEYTQMPSSASPLDQNANHSLSGETQKEHPSPVSPLSHGSVCSGSLEYHVCRDSNRRIPDSQSVLHGISVSPGCVSSPGSDSSDSDCCDNESNESMLLHQLKDWATTFSISLVGLTALLNLLRMYHPHLPRDGRTLLGTQSHVATRKVGNGEYYHFGLEQGIHQKLKSLKIQSSLQGLKLQFNIDGLPLFRSSRTQLWPILCLADCDYSKSPFLVGLYCGVTKPASVFDYLADFVKDLTNVLEHGIDYNGKQLEVSVSAFVCDAPARAFVKNIKSHNGYSGCDKCMQVGKWHNKMTYPETNARPRTDSNFCAMADEEHHLEGKLGPLTGIVKMVSQFPLDYMHLCCLGVMRKLLLFWLKGKKLATRLPSKTVGLVSKNLLNQRPYTPSEFSRKPRELTEIDRWKATELRQFMIYTGPVVLKNCMPQEVYDNFMLFSVAMFLLLTPDISEEKLCFAGNILVCFVRHFGELYGKEEIVFNVHQLVHLADEYRRFGALDNVSAFPFENCLGRIKKLVRKPHQPLQQVVKRLSEMPTALVPIPTCSVSLQHKHHNGPLPPQFGTADQFNKITWNECTISTEPGDNCIEVGHEIAVVKNIVRAEDVTYVIYQTFKHKENSFLYPCASSYIGSYQVSGLHSNLGVCRVEHIQRKCALYKDRDSFIVIPLAHMFV from the coding sequence ATGTCATCTGTTTGGTCCAAGAGGCGTAGAATTTGTAAGCTTGTTCAAGAAGCAGAAAGAGATattgcacagcattttgaatacaCTCAAATGCCCAGTTCAGCCTCTCCTTTAGATCAAAATGCAAATCATAGTCTCTCTGGTGAAACCCAGAAGGAACATCCTTCCCCAGTCTCTCCTTTGTCTCATGGTAGTGTTTGTTCTGGTAGTTTAGAATACCATGTTTGTAGAGATTCCAACAGGAGAATTCCAGATTCTCAAAGTGTGCTTCATGGGATTTCTGTGTCTCCTGGATGTGTCAGTTCTCCTGGAAGTGACAGTTCTGACTCTGATTGTTGTGACAATGAGTCAAATGAGTCCATGCTCCTCCACCAGTTAAAAGACTGGGCTACTACGTTCTCCATTTCATTGGTAGGACTCACTGCACTCCTGAACCTGCTCAGGATGTATCATCCACATTTACCTAGAGATGGAAGAACATTGCTTGGCACGCAGTCACATGTAGCCACAAGAAAGGTAGGAAATGGTGAATACTACCATTTTGGGTTGGAGCAAGGTATACACCAGAAACTGAAAAGTCTCAAAATCCAAAGCAGTCTACAAGGACTAAAACTACAGTTCAACATTGATGGTCTACCACTTTTCAGAAGCTCAAGAACCCAACTTTGGCCTATTCTTTGTCTAGCTGATTGTGATTACTCCAAGTCTCCCTTTCTGGTGGGATTGTACTGCGGAGTAACTAAGCCTGCAAGTGTTTTTGACTATCTGGCTGACTTTGTGAAGGACTTGACAAATGTGCTGGAGCATGGCATTGACTACAATGGTAAACAGCTTGAAGTTTCAGTGTCAGCTTTTGTCTGTGACGCCCCAGCCAGAGCCTTTGTAAAGAACATCAAGTCACATAATGGCTATTCTGGATGTGACAAGTGCATGCAGGTGGGCAAATGGCATAATAAAATGACATACCCGGAAACCAATGCCAGACCAAGGACTGACTCCAATTTCTGTGCTATGGCTGATGAAGAACATCATTTGGAAGGGAAACTTGGCCCTTTGACAGGAATTGTAAAGATGGTGTCCCAGTTTCCACTCGACTATATGCACCTGTGCTGTCTCGGGGTTATGAGAAAACTTCTGCTTTTCTggctaaaaggaaaaaaactggCGACCCGGCTTCCTTCAAAAACTGTTGGCTTGGTGTCCAAAAATCTGCTAAATCAACGGCCTTATACACCCTCTGAATTCTCTAGGAAACCAAGAGAGTTGACAGAAATTGATCGCTGGAAAGCAACAGAATTACGCCAATTCATGATTTATACTGGTCCAGTGGTGCTTAAGAACTGCATGCCACAGGAAGTATATGACAACTTCATGCTTTTCTCTGTTGCCATGTTTTTGCTCCTGACTCCAGACATTTCCGAAGAAAAGTTGTGCTTCGCTGGCAACATACTTGTGTGTTTTGTTAGACACTTTGGGGAGCTGTATGGAAAGGAAGAGATTGTTTTTAATGTGCACCAGCTTGTCCACCTTGCAGATGAATACCGAAGATTTGGGGCCTTGGACAATGTTTCAGCCTTTCCCTTTGAAAACTGTTTGGGAAGAATCAAGAAACTTGTAAGGAAGCCACACCAACCACTACAACAAGTAGTTAAAAGATTATCAGAAATGCCAACAGCATTGGTGCCCATACCAACATGCTCTGTATCTTTACAACATAAGCACCATAATGGACCTCTGCCTCCACAGTTTGGTACAGCTGACCAATTTAACAAAATTACCTGGAATGAGTGCACCATTTCCACAGAGCCAGGTGACAACTGCATAGAGGTCGGCCATGAAATAGCTGTGGTCAAAAACATAGTGAGGGCAGAAGATGTCACGTATGTCATCTATCAAACATTCAAACATAAGGAGAACAGCTTTTTGTACCCTTGTGCATCATCTTACATTGGTTCTTATCAAGTATCTGGGCTGCACAGCAATCTAGGAGTCTGTAGAGTTGAGCATATACAAAGAAAGTGTGCACTCTACAAAGACAGGGATAGTTTTATAGTCATTCCACTTGCTCACATGTTTGTTTAG